Genomic DNA from Heteronotia binoei isolate CCM8104 ecotype False Entrance Well chromosome 8, APGP_CSIRO_Hbin_v1, whole genome shotgun sequence:
CTGTCAGTTGCTTTGCAATTTACATTTTATGTCCCTTCTTACCCCTCCAAGCCAGCTGTCTTTAGTAATACCTTCTTCCTTCACACCCCTTCTGCAGTGCTGGGGatggagcagagagagagagagagagcttcctTGTAGTGAGACACAGCTGAAAACTGTAGAATGGCACAAAATATACTAGTGGCATGTTAATGTGTCCCAAATGTCCCCAGCCTGCCCTATGATACATTCAGCAACCACAGCCAGCCCATGGAAGCAGTAATGTCTGTACTGGTTGAATGTAGGTAACCTCTTATTGAACAAAATTATATGAGGGGGCTTAGTGCACATTATGCACAAACTCATCATTTAGAGCTGCAATACCTtttctggttgttgtttttaaaagaaaagtagCTTTAGGAAGAGGCAGTGGGCACTGTAAAATCAGTGGATGGGTGGGAAGGTCCCCTGTGGTTTTCCATCCCTGTTCCTTGGGAATTCAAATGTGTTTGGATGCATTTTGAATTCTATGGTGAGAGAGAGAATGTGGAAGAGGAAAAGGTAAAAAGAAAGGCATAGATTGTTCTCTATGTTTCTACTCTCAGTCACTATTGCCTGAagctgttttccttttaaaaaacatacaTGTTTGCAGATATTGCGTAATTTTCTGCCTCTGTCTCTTAGCTCAAGGGACTCAAGAATGTAGGTTTGCTGATTTGCTTTAAAAATTGCCAATAAAAAGTGTGTTTGTTTTAACACCCTTGTCATTTAATGTGAGTGGCAGTGATTGCACTTTTATTGACAAGGAATAAATCAGGCTATCCAAAATATGTCCTTAATCACTTTCCTTGTTTCCAGTATTGTAACAGTGCTCATGTTGTCCATATAATGGGATCAACATTCTAAAATCAGCAAACAAACCTAGAGAACACCTTCAAACTCTGTTCTACATGCTAACTTGATGTCAGAAAAGACTGTTTTCTTTGGGAAGCCTTTTCAAAGCATCCCCAGACCATGTGTGCATCACAGcagtctgccctttcaagcaaGTCCCcaaaatgatgaagaagaagaattgcagatttataccccacccttctccctgaatcagagactcagagtagtttacaatctcctatatcttctcccccaacaacagacaccctgtgaggtgggtggggctgagagggctctcacagcagctgccctttcaaggacaactcctatgaaagctatggctaacccaaggccattccagcaggtgcaagtggaggagtggggaatcaaacccggttctcccaaataagagtccgcacactttaaccactacaccaaactgactctccacctGTTAGCAGTGTGTTCAGCTTCCTTTGGTGTGTGCAGTCCTGAGGGTCATAAAGTGCCATAGCTTTCTTTCTGTGGACCAGGAACGAGGGATTCTCTCACAGACCATTGAACCTCTCAGGTTTCCAATCCCACACTTTGGCAATGGAATGCTCCTGTACACATTTTGTCTTGCTGTTGTGCTGGCTGGGTGTCCACTAGCCCATCCCCTGCCATAACTCTccagcagctggtgcagaactaGCATATGGGATTTATTGTAcacttaatctctctctctctctctctctctctctctttttattgttTGGCAGGGAGACCCCATCCCTGAAGAGATTTATGAAATGTTGAGTGACAGCTCCATACGCTCCATCAGGGACCTTCGGCGGGTCCTGCAAATAGACTCCGTAGGTAAATCTCAAGATCGAATATTCCTCTACCTTAAAATCCAAGCAGAAGAAACAGTAAGATGAGAAAACAAGTACACATGTATTCCAACAAGAGTTAACTTGAAGGAGGATAATGCATTATTTTTCTCTAGATTTGAGCAGACAACAACCCCGCCCCCAGCTAGCTGTAGCTCATTGACTGAAGTCTATCCTGACCCACAAATCACATGTGTGAGACCAACACTTATGCACAGGCCAACTATTCTGGGAGAAAAGAATGGAGAGGACTTCAGTGGGTTGGGTACAGTCTGCTTCTATTTCCTATGCTTGTTCTAGGTAATCAGTTTGCATAGGCCTGGCTTTGAATAGCTTGTTCTAGGTAATCAGTTTGCATAGGCCTGGCTTTGAATAGTGCAATAGGCAAAAAAGCCTGGTATGTGCCTGGAGAAATGCCCAGAGCATCTCCTGGGAAACTATCAGACCTGGTAATGGGAACAGCAAGAAATGGAATGGTTGAGTGCATGGGTGAACAGATGTGAGAAGGATAGTGCTGTCTCTACCATGTATACTGCTCATGTACATGCAGCAGGAATTGAATTTGGCTTCTGTTCTCCACTCCATGTACACACAGAATACTTTCAGTGCCAAAAAGACATCTGGAGGTCTTATGTCTGGTCCTCATTCCATGTAGCTGCTGATTCTTTAATGTTCAAAACAGACCCTGCCTGATTAAACAAAATAAGgattcacatagtggccaaatttAACATCTCTTTACAGGGATTATTTTTGGCAGGCATGATGGTAGAAAAAAGAAAGACATATGAGAACGTTGTGGGGGGTAGAGGAAGAGGTCGTGGGTGGTGGCTGTGAAGTCATGGCTCGTAGCGATCGAAACTTTCATCTGCCTGTTTGCGGTTTCTGAGAAGGTTTACCCCGACAGTATAAAGTAGGAAATTGCCAAGGGCGAATCTAGATGAAGGAAACTTTTAATAGGGCTGCCAGTGTAATAAAATGTACTGCTGTTAGAGATAAATATTTTGAGATACAATTTAACAGGTAACCTATTGAATGGAGGTGTATTTCATGCACACCTGCTAGTATGCTATTGCTGGCTTTTTCTCGCATACAAGTACTCTGGCTGTCTTCACACTGtcagcacacatacacacaacacaCAGCCACTGCATCTTTCTCCTGATTATCTTTTCATCACTTCTGTTCTCCCCTAGTATTTCAGAGCACTTGAACTGCTCTGAGCCAGGAATTCCCCAAATTTAAAAttcctctccaccccctgccTTAAAGGGCCTTAATCAACTGGTTTTTCAGGATGTTCCCCAAACAGTACCTGTGAATAATAATATTGGTCTACATTACAAGGTTATTGTATGACTTAGTTATGAGAAGTGTTTTGAACACCCAGACATTTTTTATATAGATGAGGCTGCATTCAAATATCATGATATCATGCTACAGACTCCCAGATTGTATCATCCTGTCTGGATcaatattgcctactctgactggcaagataaggttgccagctccagattgggaaatactttGACATTTGgggagatggagcctgaggagggcagggtttgaggaaagAAGGGATTTCCATGGGGTCTGTGACCTACAGCCTGGACCTCTTGGAAatgcactgagccacagtcccagcAGGCAGAACAACCTTCTTACGGAGTTGTCTCTGGCCACATGAGGTGCCTGTGAGGGATGACATTACATAATAAACTGTGATTTGTGAATTCCAACGTAACAACAAATCCCAGTTGGTACAAACTGTGAACAAATTAGCTACATATCCTAGTTTGTAGTCCTGGTCAACAAACCCCATTTTGTTATTTCAGACAACACAACTGACCTGGGTTTATCaggatgtctgaatgcagccttgTTACTTTGAACACAAGTAAACAGTACTTTTAGGCCTAGGACACTTCAGGGTCTCATGGTAACTTAAACCAAGCATAGCAACAGCTGCCCCCAACCAAAAGTTTTCTGGGAAGTAGCTGCAGAGGGAACGGTATAGGAGTAGCACTGctttgccagctccaagttgagcAATACCAGGGTATTTGGGGGGCAGAGATCTCAggagggtataattccatagagttcaccctcaaaagcagccattttctccaaaggaactgatcttggtcatctggggaTCAAttataacagcaggagatctccaggtgagagaaaggaagggagaaatgcCCTCAAGAGCTATCTATCTCTCACAACTAATTGTTTTAGCATATTTGTAAGTATTTTCCCCTCCCAAGTTATGACTAATAATCCCTTGTTTTTAAATCAGGGCAGAGATCTCAAGGAGTCTGGCCAATTTGTCAGATTTGCCCTAGAAAAGTAGGCTTTTCTGATTTGTGGCACACTTGCTGCCTTGTGAATTTTACAGCCCTGCTCCCTCCTCTCCTGTGGTACTGGAAGAAATGAATGACATGTGGCTGTATGAGGATGATGAAGGGGCTGAGTGCTGCTTGGCTGCTGCCTCTGGGTAGTGGGTTTTCTTTCGGCTGTTTGGTGGTGCTCTGGGGACTGTGGTCACTCAACAGCCCTAATATTGTAGAGAGGTTTGGCACGTGTAGGGATGTGAGCATGCTTCACAGCCACCGGGTTGGCCCTGGAATGTATTTATAAATGCTTTCTTTGGAGCAAATTCCATTCTGTTCCAACTTTTGCTGTTGTCTGTCctactctctccctcccccacccccgccacttGCCTTCTCTCTGGTGTTTTGTCTGTTTGTAGCTTTGTAATCCTTGCTGAGACACTATCTATGGGAGAACAGAATTTCCTGCTTTTGTTTCCTATGCCAGTTGGACCACTGGCCTGCTCTCAAAAGCATTCCCGCTCCCTTTCAAAATGCctgtgaggggaggagggaatgagagaGGGAGGGCACCAGCTGTGTTCTTCTATTGTTTCCCTTAAAGAAAGGCGActagggctccccccccccttcacttggACTCTACAAGCAGTACAATGGTGTGGCTTCCAAAATTAGCAGCACTGACTTTTCCAAGGCTGGGCCAGCCATTGCCCTATCAAGGAGGAGGTGAACCCTGGAGGGAAAATAAGGTGGGGTTGAGTGGTGAACTCTGTTTTCCAACAGAAGATTTGCTTCAAGTCAACAGTGCTGCTattcctgcccctcccccatcAATTTAACCTTTGGGTGAAAGGCAGCCCCCACCCTAGCCTGATAAAATTCCAACAAATGGGGAATGGAATGATGGTGGGGAAGGAGTGCATACAGCCTGTCTGGCCCTTTGGCACAGGAATAATAAATATACCTTTGTTCCACTAACTAATCTCACGCATTTCCTCAGAAGCGAGGGGTATTTAAGGGCACTGAATCTGGGAGCTTCACAAAGTTGTTTCAGCTCCTACATTCAGGATTGTATGGGCACTATGTGAAGTGTTTGAGATTGACACTGGAATAGCCAGTGTGTCCGCATATACCTACTAGCCTTTCcatgaagcaacagaacacagtttgagtctAGAGGTACCTTTATGaccaaaaaataaaactttttggtcttaaaggtgccactggactcaaacttcattccatTATGCAATACCTGCTATAGACATACCTACTACATCTCAGTCAACATAAAGAGTGGTATCAGCCAGAAAGATATAGAAAATTTGTGCCCTTGTATTTTACAAGGAAGGAATATTCTAATAAAATATTGTTCTAAAACTCATAATAAATATATTGTTTTCTTACCATCTCCCAGTTCATCTCTTACTTTGGAACATTGGTTGCAAGCTAGCTTGAAGATATAGCCTTTGTGATCCACTGTGAGAAGCTGGCCTTCATTCTTGGCCTGCTGTGCAGAAAAATACAAACCTACAGTTCCCTTCATCTGCCAATCCAAATCAAATCCACAGCACTGACGTCTGTCCCATTTCCCATGGCAAGTCAGCTAGCTAACAGAAGGAAAGACCTGCAGCTGAGCAGGACCTCTCTTCAAATGTTGCCATTGTCTAGGCTTTAGAAGGACTGTTCGCAGGCGCTCCTGGGGTGGGCCAGTAAGGTTTGACGGAAACTGCTTTATTCAGCATTTCCTATGGGAAAACAGAGGGGTGTGTGTTTTGGGAACTGAACTGAATGCTGTGGCAGGCCTTTCCTTCTCTTACAAGCTATCATCCCATTACCCTCTGCACCTGAACCTTTTGCTTCAAGACTTCTGAGCTATTCAGACCTATTTGTCTGTCTCTTAGTTCACAAGGATTCCATCCTTTTCTTCCAGAAGCAAGACCAAATAGCAAGACAGTAGGCATAAAAACATCATacaaccataaaacaaaattccagAGTAGTGAGAACTGTACTCAGATGTTTCACCTTACAAGTCTACAGAGTCAAGATCCTGCTTTAGAAGGGAATGTCAGCCTGCAACCTTGCTCCTAACCCTCCTGGATTTCACTTCTTGATCAAATAGGCCTTGTAGAAGGAAGGATTATTTAAAAGCAAGTGATAGTTCAACAAGAAATATTCATAGGGTATTATCCTTTCTGGGAATATTTTTTGTGGTTCTTCATGGGAGTCCTTTTCTTCAGCTCAGTTACCTTTCTATGGCCTGCATGTCTTCTTTTAAAGTGCTTTCCCCTTAGCCTGTGCCTTATTGTCTGCTGGAATGGTCAGAAGTCATATGCTCTGATTTATGAATACCGTCCAGCTGTGCCTATATAAAAGGggtagggtttgtttttttttactatatGTACAGGTTGTTGGAAGCTTATTCCCAAGAATTCTTCATTCTTTTCAATCTTGTTCAAGCCTTTTCAAGTCAGACAGAAAAGAATAGGGAATTGGCAAATAACAAGCTACAGAGTATATCTCTGTAGGGGTATAGATAGGATAtactatgaaaaataaataatttgatattttaaaatatcAGGAAAAAGTAAGATGTGTATGACACTAAAATTGGTCTCATTTATAGTTTCTCTAAGTGTAAAAATGTAGAAAAATACTCCAAATGActtttgtgtgattttttttttaccatcctACATGTAAGTAGCATTAGTTGTTGCCCATGCTAGCTTCAAATGTGTAAAAATTTTCATTTCAAATGATGGCAGGTATGTTGTTGAGATACACTTGGTCTTCAGGCTGTTTGCCACCATTCTAAATATGTAGAATTTGGTGTCCTGTTAAGAATGTAGATTCCTGAGGGCAAAACTACACATACAGGCTTTTAAACAAGTTGAGTCCAAGTTTCCTGGATCCAAGTGGGATGTACTGCTGATGTGGAGAATGGCTTTAAAATATAAAGGAGATCCCAAATGGGCTTGGAATGCTGCTACTAGAAAGCAGGCCACCTGCCTCCCTTCAAAACTGTTCTCCAGTTAAAAACTTGAACATGTATGTCtcatctttttctcttttcttcacAATCTCATCTTTCACTTAAACACTCACACACAATTTCTGCTTTCTTGGTGACATATCATACAAGGAAAGGAATCCCATTATTCTAAGGGCAGCATTTCTATGCCCAGTGTAATTTCTTGTCTTTTGCTCATAGTCTGTATTTACATTTCCTTATCCAATCATCTTTATTGCCCCTCATCCTTATACATGCTTTTTTTATTTGTATGCAAAATCAACCATTTGGCAAATATGGCTAATTAACATATTTTATTTGGTGTGCAGAAATACATCTTTAATTTGGTGCAGATTTTGGAGCTTCTTCCAAAAGAACCTGCACCACACTTGTTTGCCCAAATTGATCCTCCTAGTAActgtcctatgaagaaatgtgTTGTATGAAGAAAGAGTGTAAtagtgttggtctgcagtggaagaactagatttgagtcctgtaagcaccttaaagaccaattaGATTTTTAGGATGTAAGCTTTCAAGCATTaaatctcccttcatcagataccaatGAAGAAATGGCTTTTCTTGATTTTTATCCCTTTCTTCGTGAACCTGTCAGTTTCCACCTGTCTGCCTTGATGCTGTATCTTTTGCATTGCCTTATTATCTCTTTTCCCCTTTTGCAGAAGAAGATGACTTCAATTTCTATCTGAACTCTACCAAAATACATCCAGATCGAAATCATGTTCCTTTTTTCCGAGGAAGACGAAGTATAGGTGAGTGTCACACATGGCTAAGCTAAACTCGTGTGAGGAAATGCAGGCATAAGACTGGTTTTATAGGCTCAGATAGATAGTAGGAGTATTATAGTGTGTGTTCTGCTTTTCTTTTATTGCATGTAAACCCAGGGAAAAGGTACACCAAGAAAGCATGGGTTGGAGCCAATTGACTGTgcatcttttacactttcccctcccccagcagtccCTTTTGACGCTGTGAAAGTTGATTCCTGAAACTGCAGGACCTGTATGAAGGTCAGTGGCTGCAGTGAAGAAGGGGAAGATGGTGAAGTTTCCCTTTCTGCCTTTTCCATCAGCAGAGCTCCTTCTTCCACCTCACTGAAGCCCACCTACCTGTGATTTTGCCTCTTCTCATCAATGCAGCCCATCATCCTGCATGGCTGTTACTCCCTGTGTGTACCACAACTGCAGGAAAAAACTTTCCTGGGGTCAGAAGGAGGGAAAAGTGCCTTCTGCTAATGGATATGGACCCAAAGCCATGTCTGTCATGTGTCtcactcacacaaacacacacatatatacttaAGAAACGAAGCTTCTATACATGGCAGTATGTATAGCTGTATTTACAATAACAAGTGACAAAAACCCAGCAGGTGCAACTTCTCCTGTGCTgcaatgatggggggggggggtaagccaCAGCTGTTGAACCTTCCCTTTGTCAACCATGGATAGGGCCCATTTTATTACAAGACACAATTTGTTTCCAGCAGTATGTCTTGACTGTCTTTGACCTGACTCAGGACAGTGGATGTTGATAATGCTACAGCCTTCTCTGCACTGCTTGCAGCACTTTTGAAAAATGGTTTGCAGAAATCAGCCATTCTGCAGTCCATTTGATCAACCTGATTTATGTGAGCTGCCATAATCTGAGTGAACTGTCAAAGTAGTGAGAAGGTTTGTATGAGCAGATTTTAGTGCTATTATGGGTGCAGGATGGAAGCAGACAATTCTGACACATGAGGTACAGTCCCCCAGGAAATTTGCCTGTGCAAGCCCCATTTTTTGTACTGTCTTTACCCTTCAGCAGGATTTGCACAGGAGACCttcctggggaggggctgtggcacagtggaagagcctctcctttacatgcagaaggtcccaggatttggttggggttttttgggggggaggggttgccccTGAAATCCCATTGGCAGGGGCCTTCTCTTCCCTAGGAACAAAAGTTCAGGGGGATTTGGGGCTGCTGTGAGAGTGGAGGATGTGGGACAATCACACTCCACAGGCATGAGTCTTTATTTGCTGAAACATTAATCTGAATCCAACTATGCAGCTTAATTGTTTTCCAAGTAAGACACCAAAATTCCTTTGGTCAGTCCTAGAGCTAAACATTTCACTGGGAACTGAGAGGTGATTTGCATGCTTTGTATAGGTCACTTGAAAATTTCTTTCCATGACTAGTACTTGAATGTGTGAATGGCCTCAAATGAAAAGCTTCAGGGTCATGGAGGTGTTGAATAAAAGGCTTGTCTTTGTGGTCTGATGACTTCCAATGCCATCTTACAAAATAACTGAGGTTTCAAAAAGAAATTGGGAAGTAGTAGTGCAGACACACGAGTACCTGGGGAATAACTCAGTTTATAGAAACCCTGTACCCCTTGTCTATTAGAAGCCTTAGTTAAGGCCCCTAATGGTCTCTGAATATGTAGGAGAATTTTCTGAAGTCCCCCTCCTCATTTTCTTCATAAACATGAAGACTAGAAACCAAATCTTTTACAAAAATTATCTAATAATAACCCACCATGATTCATAGGAGAAACAAGGCAGTGCATTGTATGATGCTTAGGTTTCTACAGTAATGTGATTGTAAAGGGGGCACTTAGTAAAATTATAAAAGAATATGGTCTTGTCCATCCGAATTGATATCTTCAAGATGGTTTTCCTTCTGAAACAGTTTCAGGTGGCGAGGAACCAATTGAGCCAGCAGTAATTGCTGAGTGCAAGACACGGACAGAAGTCTTTGAAATCTCCAGGAGCATGGTGGATCCCACAAATGCCAATTTCATAGTGTGGCCACCATGTGTGGAGGTGCAGCGGTGCACAGGCTGCTGCAACACCCGAAACATGCACTGTCTTCCCACACGGGTTCGTGTGCGCCACATCCAGGTAAGCATAGACCTGCATTCCTCTTCAGCAATCTCCAATTGTTTCCATTTGAGTAAAGTAGTAACCAACAGGAATAATGGGGCATGTAGTCAAAAGAGTGCAGACATGTCAATTTTGGAAAACTAAACTATGTACATTAAGGTactacacacacatgcatgcaccaCTTGCCTGTGAACCCCTACTGAGACCAAAGaacaatgttccccctaagccatggaaacttgtgagcaaaaattctatgttgtgagctactggcattaaagttgtgagctactacataaattagtttgctctggggctatttttcctgagctaaggcaaaaatgtgtgagctggaggccaaaaatctgtgagctagctcacactaactcagcttagagggaacactgccaaagGATCATGGGAATTTGCCATCTGAGagctgtgaatgcttctgtcacAACTCTTTTGCCTAAATTCTTGTCTGATGGATGTTAGGAATTTGGCAAAGGAGCTTCAATGTTCTTTTAATGGCTGAGGATGTTTTCTGAATGGAAGAGTCACCTGCAGGTTCCAAACCTGAGCTTTGCAGTATAGATTGGAGATCAATTCTAGCTGTCAATAG
This window encodes:
- the PDGFB gene encoding platelet-derived growth factor subunit B isoform X1 — translated: MCLELLGIGIGMNFGVLFLSLWYLPLISTKGDPIPEEIYEMLSDSSIRSIRDLRRVLQIDSVEEDDFNFYLNSTKIHPDRNHVPFFRGRRSIVSGGEEPIEPAVIAECKTRTEVFEISRSMVDPTNANFIVWPPCVEVQRCTGCCNTRNMHCLPTRVRVRHIQVNKIGIVQKKPTFNKAIVALEDHLECRCEAVSPRPPSRTYSHEHRAGGPRLSTDSPLPARARAHRLMPQKRKHRKFKHVHDKKALKDIFPA
- the PDGFB gene encoding platelet-derived growth factor subunit B isoform X2; its protein translation is MCLELLGIGIGMNFGVLFLSLWYLPLISTKGDPIPEEIYEMLSDSSIRSIRDLRRVLQIDSVEEDDFNFYLNSTKIHPDRNHVPFFRGRRSIVSGGEEPIEPAVIAECKTRTEVFEISRSMVDPTNANFIVWPPCVEVQRCTGCCNTRNMHCLPTRVRVRHIQVNKIGIVQKKPTFNKAIVALEDHLECRCEAVSPRPPSRTYSHEHRGGPRLSTDSPLPARARAHRLMPQKRKHRKFKHVHDKKALKDIFPA